In the genome of Phycisphaerales bacterium, one region contains:
- a CDS encoding ROK family protein encodes MSASLAIGIDLGGTYIKGGVCDATGRLLHKQSLTTEAEQGYKHVLGRMALLVHELRARVGKADSPTVVGVGAPGPMSHSAGMIYKAPNLPGFDRVPLRDDLARQTGLPVTLENDANAAAYGEFVAGAGAAVSSMVMLTLGTGIGGGVVLDGKLWRGAFDNAGEVGHMVIVPGGRDCPCSQAGCLERYASANAVAERLAEAVAAGAASILAPRVHAQQDFDARDVLVAAESGDALAQRIWEEACLYLALGIVNLQHVLNPQLVVLAGGLINAGDKLLKPVQAHFNRLSWTIAPDHPQISLATLGTDAGTIGAAMLAMQEVAG; translated from the coding sequence GTGAGTGCCAGTCTGGCCATCGGCATCGACCTGGGCGGAACCTACATCAAGGGCGGCGTGTGCGATGCCACCGGTCGCCTGCTGCACAAGCAATCGCTCACCACCGAAGCCGAGCAGGGCTACAAGCACGTGCTGGGGCGCATGGCGCTGCTCGTGCATGAATTGCGGGCGCGGGTCGGAAAGGCAGACTCCCCGACCGTCGTCGGTGTCGGCGCCCCCGGGCCAATGTCACACAGCGCCGGCATGATCTACAAGGCGCCCAACCTCCCGGGGTTCGACCGCGTGCCGCTGCGCGACGACCTTGCCCGGCAGACCGGTTTGCCAGTGACGCTGGAGAATGACGCCAACGCCGCGGCTTACGGCGAGTTCGTTGCCGGCGCCGGCGCCGCGGTCTCCAGCATGGTGATGCTTACGCTTGGCACCGGCATCGGCGGTGGTGTCGTGCTCGACGGCAAGCTGTGGCGCGGTGCTTTCGACAACGCCGGCGAGGTTGGCCACATGGTCATCGTACCCGGCGGGCGCGACTGCCCCTGCAGCCAGGCCGGCTGCCTCGAGCGCTACGCTTCGGCCAACGCGGTGGCGGAGCGCCTGGCGGAGGCCGTCGCCGCTGGCGCGGCGTCCATCCTGGCACCGCGCGTGCATGCCCAACAGGATTTCGACGCGCGCGATGTTCTCGTCGCGGCTGAGTCCGGTGACGCTCTCGCGCAGCGCATCTGGGAGGAGGCCTGCCTGTACCTCGCCCTGGGCATTGTGAACCTTCAACACGTGTTGAATCCGCAGCTCGTAGTGCTTGCCGGCGGCCTCATCAATGCCGGCGACAAACTGCTGAAACCTGTGCAGGCGCACTTCAACCGCTTGAGTTGGACGATTGCCCCTGACCACCCGCAAATTTCGCTTGCCACCCTGGGCACCGATGCCGGAACAATCGGCGCAGCCATGCTCGCGATGCAGGAGGTGGCCGGCTGA